In Nicotiana tabacum cultivar K326 chromosome 2, ASM71507v2, whole genome shotgun sequence, the following proteins share a genomic window:
- the LOC107781641 gene encoding uncharacterized protein LOC107781641: MADENITNGEVYDDAPVEIAVDETSDAASKTSALKQKIAALEQEKSQLFHENDVIKQRIEKLKSSIEESQNEKSKLLKKVENFESENKVLGSVAARAAELETEVSRLQHDLITAMNDLEGSNSELSGAKSTLEGLKSSENEKTVKLDAIESERNLLLSKLEKLEASGNNQRGEVEVKEEEIRGLKKHIEELEGTVVNNEEWEKEKKELHMVKEELEKRVKEMIARAAELEKKLEEKEKVITERLVASNINGIPVGDYDKVGYFGAEVNLPVVAASSVVAVAVIGVVCYLKYGRTA; encoded by the coding sequence ATGGCGGATGAAAACATTACCAACGGCGAGGTTTATGACGATGCGCCGGTGGAGATCGCCGTCGACGAAACATCTGACGCTGCGTCGAAAACCTCTGCACTGAAACAGAAGATAGCGGCGCTGGAGCAAGAGAAATCCCAGCTTTTTCACGAGAACGATGTGATCAAACAGAGAATCGAGAAACTGAAGAGCTCAATCGAGGAATCTCAGAACGAAAAATCCAAATTGCTGAAGAAGGTGGAAAACTTCGAGTCGGAGAACAAGGTTTTAGGATCAGTAGCCGCCAGAGCCGCCGAGCTGGAAACTGAAGTCTCTCGCCTTCAACACGATCTCATCACGGCTATGAATGATCTAGAAGGCTCCAATTCCGAGCTCTCAGGGGCAAAATCGACATTAGAGGGTTTAAAGAGCAGCGAAAATGAGAAGACCGTGAAACTGGACGCTATTGAGAGCGAAAGGAATCTGTTATTATCGAAGTTGGAAAAACTAGAAGCGAGTGGAAATAATCAGAGAGGAGAAgtagaagtgaaagaagaagaaattagggGATTAAAGAAGCATATTGAGGAACTTGAGGGTACTGTTGTGAATAATGAGGAAtgggaaaaggagaagaaagagcTTCATATGGTGAAGGAGGAATTGGAGAAGAGGGTTAAGGAAATGATTGCGAGAGCAGCTGAGCTGGAGAAGAAAttggaggaaaaagaaaaggttaTTACTGAAAGGCTTGTGGCTAGCAATATTAATGGCATTCCTGTTGGTGATTATGATAAGGTTGGTTATTTTGGTGCTGAAGTGAATTTGCCAGTGGTGGCTGCTTCATCAGTTGTTGCAGTTGCTGTGATTGGAGTTGTTTGCTATCTTAAATACGGACGAACAGCGTAA